Proteins from a single region of Companilactobacillus farciminis KCTC 3681 = DSM 20184:
- a CDS encoding zinc-binding alcohol dehydrogenase family protein translates to MKAIGFLEHLPIQDTNSLIEFSEPIPQAHGHDLLVKISAISVNPVDVIVRKSGHKKLIQPKVIGWDAVGTVTEIGEDVTLFQKGEKVFYAGSFIRPGSNSEYQLVDERIVGHAPKNLTDAEIAVMPLTSLTAWEVIFEQLEIDPTDKNNQQKTILIINGSGGVGSIATQLAHWAGLKVIATASRTETISWVQQNGADLIANHRKNLISEVHSLGFKYVDYILGLNDLDGHWQEISQLIKPHGKIVSITENHRPIDLKKLTKKRATFAWEWMYSKSYYQTPDMITQHEILEQIATMLDENIIHSTLTKELSPINADNLKKAHQLVESNHMIGKVVVSN, encoded by the coding sequence ATGAAAGCTATCGGATTTTTAGAACATTTACCTATTCAGGATACCAACAGTCTTATCGAATTTTCTGAACCAATACCACAGGCTCACGGTCACGACCTATTAGTCAAAATATCAGCTATCTCAGTCAATCCAGTCGATGTTATCGTCAGAAAAAGTGGACATAAAAAGCTTATTCAACCTAAAGTTATTGGCTGGGATGCTGTCGGAACTGTCACTGAAATTGGAGAAGATGTTACTCTCTTTCAAAAAGGTGAAAAAGTTTTTTACGCTGGTTCATTTATTCGACCAGGCAGTAACAGTGAATACCAACTAGTCGATGAAAGAATCGTTGGTCATGCACCTAAGAATTTAACCGATGCTGAAATTGCTGTCATGCCGCTAACTTCTTTAACTGCTTGGGAAGTAATTTTTGAACAATTAGAAATCGACCCAACCGATAAAAACAACCAACAAAAAACTATTTTAATTATCAATGGCTCTGGTGGTGTCGGATCAATTGCCACCCAATTAGCACATTGGGCTGGACTAAAAGTTATCGCCACAGCTTCTCGAACGGAAACAATTTCTTGGGTTCAACAAAATGGTGCCGATTTAATCGCTAATCATCGCAAAAATCTTATCTCTGAAGTTCACAGCTTAGGTTTCAAATATGTCGACTACATTTTAGGACTCAATGATTTAGATGGACATTGGCAAGAAATTTCTCAACTAATTAAGCCACACGGGAAAATCGTCTCAATTACTGAGAACCACCGTCCAATTGACCTCAAGAAACTAACTAAAAAAAGAGCTACTTTTGCTTGGGAATGGATGTATTCCAAATCCTACTATCAAACTCCTGATATGATCACCCAGCATGAAATCCTCGAACAAATTGCTACAATGCTTGACGAAAATATTATCCACAGTACTCTGACTAAAGAATTATCCCCTATCAATGCTGATAATTTGAAAAAAGCTCATCAACTAGTAGAAAGCAACCATATGATTGGCAAAGTCGTTGTCAGCAACTAA
- a CDS encoding winged helix-turn-helix transcriptional regulator gives MQRHVYDCNDGCPVESTLQIISGKWKSVIIYHLLDKKVCHFGQLQHELKDCSRRMLALQLNDLEKDGIIKKNVYQFNPLKTDYQLTEFGKTLEPVINSMASWGKIYNQKRS, from the coding sequence ATGCAAAGACACGTTTATGACTGTAACGACGGTTGTCCGGTGGAAAGCACTCTGCAAATTATTTCTGGCAAGTGGAAAAGTGTCATTATTTACCATCTACTTGATAAAAAAGTTTGTCATTTTGGGCAATTGCAGCATGAATTGAAAGATTGTTCAAGGAGGATGTTAGCTCTACAGTTAAATGATTTGGAAAAAGATGGAATTATTAAGAAAAATGTCTATCAATTCAATCCTCTAAAGACGGATTATCAATTGACGGAATTTGGTAAAACGCTAGAACCAGTGATTAATTCTATGGCCAGTTGGGGTAAAATTTATAATCAAAAAAGAAGCTAG
- a CDS encoding DHA2 family efflux MFS transporter permease subunit, with the protein MNKGQIQNSLARKLFIITLLSGTFTMSISQSSLSTAYPTLMKFFGVTAPTIQWLTTGFMLIMCIMMPISPWLLNNFSFKKIFLSVVGIFALGTLIIITAQSFPMAMLGRGLEAIGVGVLFPSFQSVLLTITPESKRGATMGYAGLVMGSALASGPIISGIVLNFLKWQGLFVIFLLIMIVIFISGLFNIKDVMPRHKASLDLISTIYLLGLIGLLYVVNQAGATKSLSTNLTILLVISIVLTVLFVHRQLTKKEPLLDLKVMKNFNFDLAAILTGFSYISLIVVTIIYPLYYQNVLHVSVLKSGLALVPPAIVLSILNPLTGSLADKIGFKATLITGMSMITVGWFLLFILHFKLSMLPMILIAILIEGGNAFVMMPATTLGGNSLPEDLIPHGTAIITTARQLFGSLGVSLATLILVITNQNHHLPANDGLIGYQRVFAFFFVIEVIGLIFAFMIKNTKKASK; encoded by the coding sequence ATGAATAAGGGTCAAATTCAAAATAGCCTTGCTCGGAAGTTATTCATCATAACTTTGCTGTCGGGAACCTTTACGATGTCGATCAGTCAGTCATCACTTTCAACGGCTTATCCAACATTGATGAAATTTTTCGGCGTTACAGCACCCACGATTCAATGGTTAACAACTGGTTTTATGTTGATCATGTGTATCATGATGCCCATCAGTCCTTGGCTATTAAATAATTTTTCATTTAAAAAAATCTTTTTAAGCGTTGTTGGGATTTTTGCACTGGGTACTTTGATTATCATCACTGCTCAAAGCTTTCCTATGGCGATGCTCGGTAGAGGTTTAGAAGCTATTGGTGTTGGGGTTTTATTCCCATCATTTCAGTCGGTTTTATTGACCATCACACCGGAAAGTAAACGTGGTGCTACCATGGGCTATGCCGGTTTGGTCATGGGGTCTGCTTTAGCTAGTGGTCCAATTATTTCTGGTATTGTTTTGAACTTTTTAAAATGGCAAGGATTATTCGTCATCTTCTTATTGATCATGATCGTAATTTTTATCAGTGGTCTCTTCAATATCAAAGACGTCATGCCACGTCACAAAGCTAGTTTGGATTTAATTTCAACAATTTACTTACTCGGTTTGATTGGTTTGCTCTATGTGGTCAATCAAGCTGGAGCTACTAAGAGTTTGAGTACTAATTTAACAATTCTTTTAGTAATCAGTATCGTCTTGACAGTTCTTTTCGTTCATCGTCAATTGACTAAAAAAGAACCGCTACTTGATTTGAAAGTTATGAAGAATTTCAACTTTGACTTAGCCGCAATTTTGACCGGTTTTTCATACATTTCATTGATCGTCGTAACTATCATTTATCCACTTTATTATCAAAATGTTTTACACGTTTCCGTTTTAAAATCTGGTTTGGCACTAGTCCCACCCGCTATCGTTTTGAGTATTTTAAACCCATTGACGGGTAGTCTAGCTGATAAAATTGGCTTCAAAGCTACTTTGATTACTGGTATGTCAATGATCACTGTCGGTTGGTTCTTATTGTTCATTCTCCACTTCAAATTGAGCATGTTACCAATGATTTTGATTGCTATTTTAATTGAAGGTGGCAATGCCTTCGTTATGATGCCTGCAACTACACTCGGTGGTAATTCACTACCAGAGGACTTGATTCCACACGGAACAGCTATCATCACAACTGCTCGACAACTATTTGGGTCACTTGGTGTCAGTTTAGCGACATTGATTCTGGTAATTACTAACCAAAATCATCACTTACCTGCTAACGATGGTTTAATTGGTTATCAAAGAGTCTTTGCATTCTTCTTCGTAATAGAAGTTATCGGCCTTATCTTTGCCTTTATGATCAAGAACACCAAAAAAGCTAGCAAATAA
- a CDS encoding DNA-3-methyladenine glycosylase family protein — MTISKHLDQDSLSVQYLIKKDKHLAKVIQMVGPINYQLQTDAYAFLVSQIIEQMLSKKVAQVLTLRLTNECDGLICPTKIKCLSDEQLLSIGISHSKVHYIQNLTAAILTKKVIFSDYSKMSDSEVIDSLTTIKGIGVWSAKMFLIFSLDRPDILPFEDVAFLQSYSWVYKTHNFKKAAVMKKCSKWHPYASIASRYMYQAKNLGLTKNVFHLYKK; from the coding sequence ATGACTATTTCAAAACATTTAGACCAAGACTCTCTTTCAGTTCAATATTTAATAAAAAAAGACAAACACCTCGCTAAAGTTATTCAAATGGTGGGGCCAATAAATTATCAACTGCAAACTGATGCCTACGCTTTTTTAGTCAGTCAGATTATTGAACAAATGCTTTCAAAAAAGGTCGCACAAGTATTAACACTTCGTCTAACAAACGAATGTGATGGCCTTATTTGTCCAACTAAAATTAAATGCTTATCCGATGAACAATTATTAAGTATCGGTATCTCACACTCTAAAGTGCACTACATTCAAAACTTAACAGCGGCAATTCTAACAAAGAAAGTAATTTTTTCAGATTACTCAAAAATGTCTGATTCAGAAGTTATCGACAGCTTAACCACAATCAAGGGTATCGGTGTTTGGTCTGCCAAGATGTTTCTGATTTTTTCACTAGATCGACCAGATATTTTGCCATTTGAAGACGTAGCCTTCTTACAAAGTTACAGCTGGGTTTACAAAACTCACAATTTCAAAAAAGCGGCCGTAATGAAAAAATGTTCCAAGTGGCATCCCTATGCATCTATCGCTAGTAGGTATATGTATCAGGCGAAAAATCTAGGCTTAACTAAAAATGTTTTTCATTTATACAAAAAATAG
- the clpP gene encoding ATP-dependent Clp endopeptidase proteolytic subunit ClpP → MLVPTVIEQSSRGERAYDIYSRLLKDRIIMLSGEVNSQMANTVIAELLFLDAQDSDKDISMYINSPGGSVTDGLAIMDTMNFVKSDVQTIATGLAASMGSVLLSSGTKGKRFALPNSTVLIHQPLGGAQGQQTEIEIAAQEILKTRKRLNHILADNSGQTFEKLQKDTDRDNYMTAQEAKDYGLIDEIMTNKADK, encoded by the coding sequence ATGTTAGTTCCTACAGTTATTGAACAAAGTTCACGTGGCGAACGTGCCTATGATATTTACTCAAGATTATTAAAAGACAGAATCATCATGTTATCTGGTGAAGTTAACAGTCAAATGGCAAACACTGTCATTGCTGAACTACTTTTCCTTGATGCTCAAGATTCAGACAAGGATATTTCCATGTACATCAACTCACCCGGTGGTTCAGTTACCGACGGATTAGCTATCATGGATACTATGAATTTCGTTAAATCTGATGTTCAAACAATCGCAACTGGTTTAGCTGCCTCAATGGGTAGTGTCTTGTTGTCATCAGGTACAAAAGGCAAACGTTTTGCCCTACCAAATTCAACTGTCCTCATTCACCAACCATTAGGTGGTGCTCAAGGTCAACAAACAGAAATTGAAATTGCTGCCCAAGAAATCTTGAAGACTAGAAAGAGATTAAATCACATTTTGGCTGACAACTCAGGTCAAACATTCGAAAAACTTCAAAAGGATACTGATCGTGATAACTACATGACAGCCCAAGAAGCTAAAGACTATGGTTTGATTGATGAAATCATGACAAACAAAGCTGACAAATAA
- a CDS encoding acyltransferase: protein MKIKKDTTSPADIGDYMKVFACTAVMMQTVLSLVLATSPTYNYQTPIGIIYNLVKFTAPAFIFGILYTTTRTTNQNTLANYGGYLKKQWSALFVPTIWWTLAYLLIMPNVQQVNQYHDVGSFIWHFINGNAAPHLWYNTMMLQFIILMPFFWLLAHFVRNNSKRGIWTLIITTVLFAAWIGFYDLEVFHGPHEQSWYLLDRIFISFVIYGIFGVLSWMFRDKLETFLKKSFPILVILFIAVFYWTNKELFNFGYPVSLANAPYYKPSMTLYALLIIGLVATLAIKHINDNSKALPVFHFLATYAYRAYLSNVFWLQIIWRLGGKNLVNINPILAIIVCYLLTWVLSFASAYVFHIIWSKVKDSLMRKRVQESTE from the coding sequence ATGAAAATAAAAAAAGACACTACAAGCCCGGCCGACATCGGTGATTACATGAAGGTCTTCGCTTGTACTGCCGTTATGATGCAGACCGTATTGAGTCTAGTTCTTGCAACTAGTCCAACTTATAACTATCAAACGCCAATTGGTATTATTTATAACTTAGTTAAGTTCACTGCTCCAGCCTTTATTTTTGGTATCTTGTATACCACGACTAGAACAACTAACCAAAATACCTTGGCCAATTATGGTGGCTATTTGAAAAAACAATGGTCTGCTCTTTTTGTACCCACAATTTGGTGGACCTTAGCCTACCTACTAATCATGCCAAATGTTCAACAAGTTAATCAGTATCACGATGTTGGCTCTTTTATTTGGCACTTTATCAATGGTAATGCCGCACCACATTTGTGGTATAACACGATGATGCTACAATTCATTATTTTAATGCCATTTTTCTGGCTACTAGCTCATTTTGTAAGAAATAATTCTAAGCGTGGAATTTGGACTTTAATTATCACGACCGTTCTCTTTGCTGCTTGGATTGGATTTTACGATTTAGAAGTCTTCCACGGACCTCACGAACAAAGCTGGTATTTACTCGATCGAATCTTTATTAGCTTCGTCATTTACGGAATCTTTGGGGTATTAAGTTGGATGTTTAGAGATAAACTCGAAACATTTTTGAAGAAGTCTTTTCCTATTTTAGTAATTCTCTTCATAGCTGTCTTTTATTGGACTAACAAAGAACTCTTTAATTTCGGCTATCCAGTCAGCTTAGCTAATGCTCCTTATTACAAACCTTCGATGACCCTATATGCTTTGTTAATTATCGGTTTAGTTGCAACTTTAGCTATCAAGCACATCAACGATAATTCCAAAGCCCTACCAGTATTTCACTTTTTAGCAACCTATGCTTACCGAGCTTACTTGTCTAACGTCTTTTGGCTACAGATCATCTGGCGCTTAGGTGGTAAAAATTTGGTTAATATCAATCCTATCCTAGCCATTATCGTTTGCTATTTATTGACTTGGGTACTATCATTTGCTTCTGCGTATGTATTTCACATTATTTGGTCAAAAGTCAAAGATTCTTTGATGAGAAAACGTGTTCAGGAGTCAACTGAATAA
- a CDS encoding LysR family transcriptional regulator, translating into MNINQLKYFVVVANQESITKASNILYVSQPAVSKMIKQLEEELNTKLFDRTGRTLKLNRSGKLFYSYVNDSLEELDRGINAVKGGPDKVEHPISLLMEVASPFIPAIVSTFKQKFPNVRLNIAQHNVRETDFKQFDFIVTTKPLEGLTNVPVLKEEIFVGWNINYGYSKQFIRPKDLQGEKLIGLSKNNPLRLTIDNYFNKRDIALDYMYEADDPATVRGLIEAGIGLSFIPSVTWQTIQPRVQLARLAPDPLQRTIYLSSPYGVLNGIKREISNELIMIFLDFQNFELKI; encoded by the coding sequence TTGAATATCAATCAACTCAAATACTTCGTCGTCGTTGCCAATCAAGAGAGTATTACCAAGGCTTCCAACATCTTGTACGTTTCTCAACCAGCTGTTAGCAAGATGATCAAGCAATTAGAAGAAGAACTAAATACTAAATTGTTCGATCGGACTGGTCGTACGTTAAAACTCAATCGTTCAGGAAAATTATTTTACAGTTACGTCAATGACAGCCTAGAAGAACTCGACCGTGGTATCAACGCCGTTAAAGGCGGTCCAGATAAGGTCGAACATCCCATTTCTTTATTAATGGAAGTGGCTTCCCCCTTCATCCCTGCCATCGTCTCGACTTTTAAACAAAAATTCCCCAACGTCAGATTGAACATTGCTCAACATAACGTCAGGGAAACAGATTTTAAACAATTCGACTTTATCGTCACGACTAAACCATTGGAAGGTTTGACCAACGTACCAGTCTTGAAGGAAGAAATCTTTGTCGGCTGGAATATCAACTACGGTTACAGCAAACAATTTATCCGCCCTAAAGACTTACAAGGTGAAAAACTAATCGGCTTATCGAAAAATAATCCTTTACGTTTGACGATCGACAACTATTTCAACAAACGCGACATCGCTTTGGATTACATGTATGAAGCTGACGACCCAGCAACTGTCAGAGGATTGATTGAAGCAGGAATTGGTTTGAGTTTCATTCCTTCAGTTACTTGGCAAACGATCCAACCTCGAGTTCAACTTGCTAGACTTGCTCCGGATCCACTGCAGCGGACTATTTACCTCAGTTCTCCCTATGGAGTTCTCAATGGTATCAAACGTGAAATTAGTAATGAATTGATCATGATTTTCTTAGATTTCCAAAATTTCGAGTTAAAAATTTAG
- a CDS encoding acyltransferase domain-containing protein produces MEVDTISVLWIFPGQGGQKSGMLKDVPKSMLEKVKDLTGVELTDDEQAYQDSIQIQLGILILQLFNIRQLKKINQTPDVVAGHSLGIFAAAVASGVISEDDAIKIVYIRSQKMQESYPTGYGMGAIVGLTRKEVNNLVDQVNNEDQPVFTSNQNSELQTVVSGSIKGIKQVLSLAKNNNAQKTVLLKVPVPSHSPLMQSVADVLEKELADVSLNDPQCTYLANYNGHAIRKVDGVKYDMINNLVHPVYWDTMMDVAKELGVDTALEIKPGQTFTKLVKSKFPDFRTITMNNMNLDDIQFLLEKWKRG; encoded by the coding sequence ATGGAGGTGGATACTATTTCGGTGTTATGGATTTTTCCTGGCCAAGGTGGTCAGAAAAGCGGAATGTTAAAAGACGTACCAAAGTCGATGCTTGAAAAAGTGAAGGATTTGACAGGCGTTGAATTGACCGATGATGAACAAGCTTACCAAGATTCGATTCAAATTCAATTAGGAATTTTGATTTTGCAATTGTTCAATATTAGGCAATTAAAGAAAATCAATCAAACTCCAGACGTAGTGGCAGGACACTCGCTAGGTATTTTTGCGGCGGCAGTTGCTAGTGGCGTTATCAGTGAAGACGATGCCATCAAGATTGTTTATATTCGTTCGCAAAAGATGCAAGAGTCTTATCCAACCGGTTATGGAATGGGAGCAATCGTCGGTTTGACTAGAAAAGAAGTTAATAATTTGGTCGACCAAGTTAATAACGAAGATCAACCTGTCTTTACTTCTAATCAGAATTCTGAATTGCAGACGGTTGTTTCTGGTTCAATCAAAGGAATCAAACAAGTATTGTCTTTAGCAAAAAACAACAATGCTCAAAAAACGGTTCTCTTGAAAGTTCCCGTCCCATCGCATTCACCTCTGATGCAATCTGTTGCTGATGTCTTGGAAAAAGAGTTGGCAGATGTTTCTTTGAACGATCCCCAATGCACCTACTTGGCAAATTACAACGGTCATGCGATCAGAAAAGTTGATGGTGTCAAATACGACATGATCAATAATCTAGTTCATCCCGTTTATTGGGACACAATGATGGATGTTGCCAAGGAATTAGGCGTTGATACAGCTTTAGAAATAAAACCAGGACAAACTTTTACGAAATTAGTTAAAAGCAAGTTCCCAGATTTTCGAACTATCACCATGAACAATATGAATCTTGATGATATTCAATTTTTGTTAGAGAAATGGAAAAGAGGATAA
- the mdcA gene encoding malonate decarboxylase subunit alpha, giving the protein MAKRSWTQNRDAKAAKLDSIASMLDGKFVKTQNAKELLESVIKPGDKVVLEGDNQKQASFLSKVLASVDPEKVHDLHMIMSSVSRPEHLDIFETGIAKKLDFSFAGPQSTRISQMIADGTMEVGDIHTYLELYARLYVDLIPNVVLVAADKVDRNGNLYTGANTEETPAIVEAAAFKDGIVIVQANEVVDKVPRVDIPGDWVDIVVPADEPYQLEPLFTRDPQNVTELQILMGMMAIRGIYEKHNVQTVNHGVGFNTAAIELLLPTYGEQLGLKGKIVPNWEVNPTPTLIPAIESGWVKTIHSFGGEVGMENYIAHRPDIFFVGKDGTMRSNRAFGQMAGQYALDMFVGSTLQIDKYGNSSTVTNGRLSGFGGAPNMGSNPHGRRHSTPAWQSLRPDDDPLGKGQKLVVQMVETFGSNKKPVFVDHLDAEEVQKEAKLANVPIMIYSEDTTHIVTEEGIAYLYKTDSMAERQAAIEAIAGVTPVGLRSNPKQLADLRRRGIVALPEDLGVHRGEAKRSLLAAQNMDDLVKWSDGLYNPPAKFRSWS; this is encoded by the coding sequence ATGGCTAAAAGAAGTTGGACTCAAAATCGTGATGCCAAAGCTGCCAAATTAGACAGTATCGCATCAATGCTCGATGGCAAATTTGTTAAAACTCAAAATGCTAAAGAATTATTAGAAAGTGTTATTAAACCAGGCGATAAAGTCGTTTTGGAAGGGGATAACCAAAAACAAGCTAGTTTCTTGTCAAAGGTATTAGCTTCAGTTGACCCCGAGAAAGTTCACGACTTACACATGATCATGTCCAGTGTGTCACGTCCAGAACATTTGGATATTTTTGAAACAGGTATCGCTAAAAAATTAGATTTCTCATTTGCGGGACCTCAAAGTACGAGAATTTCTCAAATGATTGCTGACGGAACAATGGAAGTTGGCGATATTCACACTTATCTTGAATTGTACGCTCGACTATACGTTGACTTGATTCCAAATGTTGTTTTGGTAGCTGCTGATAAAGTAGACCGCAACGGTAATCTTTACACAGGTGCAAATACCGAAGAAACACCAGCTATCGTTGAAGCTGCAGCCTTTAAAGACGGTATCGTAATCGTTCAAGCTAACGAAGTCGTTGATAAAGTTCCTCGTGTTGACATCCCTGGTGACTGGGTCGATATCGTTGTTCCAGCTGATGAACCTTATCAATTGGAACCACTATTTACACGTGACCCTCAAAATGTTACTGAACTACAAATTTTAATGGGTATGATGGCTATTCGTGGTATTTATGAAAAACACAACGTTCAAACAGTTAACCACGGTGTTGGTTTCAATACTGCCGCTATCGAATTGTTGCTACCTACATACGGTGAACAACTTGGATTAAAAGGCAAGATTGTACCTAACTGGGAAGTTAACCCTACACCTACTTTGATTCCTGCTATTGAAAGTGGTTGGGTCAAAACTATCCACAGTTTCGGTGGAGAAGTCGGAATGGAAAATTACATTGCTCATCGTCCTGACATTTTCTTCGTTGGTAAAGATGGAACAATGCGTTCAAACCGTGCCTTTGGTCAAATGGCCGGTCAATACGCTTTGGATATGTTTGTTGGTTCAACACTTCAAATCGACAAATACGGTAACTCTTCAACTGTTACTAACGGTCGTTTATCTGGATTCGGTGGTGCTCCTAATATGGGTAGTAATCCACACGGACGTCGTCACTCAACACCAGCTTGGCAAAGTCTTCGTCCCGATGATGATCCATTGGGCAAAGGTCAAAAATTAGTCGTTCAAATGGTTGAAACTTTCGGTTCAAATAAGAAACCTGTCTTTGTTGACCACTTGGATGCTGAAGAAGTTCAAAAAGAAGCTAAATTAGCTAATGTTCCAATTATGATTTATAGCGAAGATACAACTCATATCGTGACTGAAGAAGGTATCGCTTATCTTTACAAGACTGATAGTATGGCCGAAAGACAAGCTGCTATTGAAGCTATCGCCGGTGTTACACCAGTTGGTTTGAGAAGCAATCCTAAACAATTAGCTGACTTACGTCGTCGTGGTATCGTAGCTCTTCCTGAAGATCTAGGAGTTCACCGTGGCGAAGCAAAGAGATCACTTCTTGCAGCTCAAAACATGGACGACTTAGTTAAATGGTCTGATGGACTTTACAATCCACCCGCAAAATTCAGAAGTTGGTCATAA
- a CDS encoding triphosphoribosyl-dephospho-CoA synthase codes for MIETKFLQLAQQAVVALKWEVSFSPKPGLVDAESNGSHTDMDIELFYKSADSLLESFSEIAEKSYRQPIDLSLREEIGRIGRIAEKDMFQATNGVNTHKGAIWSMGLLISAISSQQTNDLATILLTAKDLSRLPDKNVIPKKTHGAVTKQKYALSGAKGEAQNGFPNLAKALAFKPQLDDFDTWMRRLLVLYSNVDDTNIVYRSNLKVLRDFQNLSAQIVVDPRNILNNPQFEKLNDFTQEHNISPGGCADLFAASYFLKHLK; via the coding sequence ATGATTGAAACTAAATTTTTACAGTTAGCACAACAAGCAGTAGTAGCACTGAAATGGGAAGTTAGTTTTTCGCCTAAGCCTGGATTAGTAGATGCTGAATCAAATGGTTCACACACTGATATGGATATTGAATTATTTTATAAATCAGCTGACAGTTTGCTAGAAAGTTTCTCAGAAATTGCTGAAAAGTCATATCGACAACCAATCGACTTATCGTTGCGTGAAGAAATTGGTAGAATCGGTCGGATTGCTGAAAAAGATATGTTTCAAGCAACTAACGGTGTCAATACGCATAAAGGGGCTATTTGGAGTATGGGATTGTTGATCAGTGCTATCAGTAGCCAACAGACTAATGATTTAGCAACAATCTTGTTAACGGCTAAAGATTTGTCACGTTTGCCTGATAAAAATGTCATCCCTAAAAAGACTCATGGTGCGGTTACGAAGCAAAAATATGCTTTGTCTGGTGCTAAAGGGGAAGCTCAAAATGGTTTTCCTAATTTAGCCAAAGCCTTAGCTTTTAAGCCACAGTTGGATGATTTTGATACGTGGATGCGACGTTTACTCGTTTTGTACAGCAATGTTGATGATACTAATATTGTCTATCGCAGCAATTTAAAGGTTTTACGTGATTTTCAGAATCTCTCAGCTCAAATAGTAGTTGATCCTAGAAATATCTTAAATAATCCACAGTTTGAAAAATTAAATGACTTTACTCAAGAGCACAATATTTCACCCGGTGGCTGTGCTGACTTGTTTGCTGCAAGTTACTTTTTAAAACATTTGAAGTAG
- a CDS encoding malonate decarboxylase subunit delta, whose translation MEKLHFNFDTKDAISKPVHVGVVASGDLEVIFRPTDKETEVNIVTGSDGFKEVWGNVLKRFFDRYPIQANIEINDFGSTPGVVNLRLTQALEELKDEK comes from the coding sequence ATGGAAAAATTACATTTTAACTTCGATACCAAAGATGCCATTTCCAAACCCGTACACGTTGGGGTAGTTGCATCTGGTGACCTTGAAGTTATTTTCAGACCCACAGATAAAGAAACAGAAGTTAATATCGTAACTGGTAGTGACGGCTTTAAAGAAGTTTGGGGAAATGTTTTGAAACGTTTCTTCGACAGATATCCAATCCAAGCTAATATCGAGATCAACGACTTTGGTTCCACACCAGGTGTAGTTAATCTTCGTTTAACTCAAGCATTGGAGGAACTAAAAGATGAAAAATAG